One Prosthecomicrobium sp. N25 genomic region harbors:
- the flaF gene encoding flagellar biosynthesis regulator FlaF has protein sequence MQNATTAYTKTAQKTAAPRELEAQLLLKAAAKIQMVIDGTTTDPDQIMEALRYNRRLWTILVASLTDATNPLPIEIRQNLVNLGIFQVSHTRAVEFEPDPGAMPILVNINRRIAEGLRMQAGDAAPAAQTA, from the coding sequence ATGCAGAACGCCACGACGGCCTACACGAAGACGGCCCAGAAGACCGCCGCTCCCCGTGAGCTCGAGGCCCAGCTGCTCCTGAAGGCCGCCGCCAAGATCCAGATGGTGATCGACGGGACCACGACCGATCCCGACCAGATCATGGAGGCCCTGCGCTACAACCGCCGCCTCTGGACCATCCTAGTCGCCTCCCTCACCGACGCGACCAATCCGCTTCCGATCGAGATCCGGCAGAACCTCGTCAACCTGGGCATCTTCCAGGTGAGCCACACCCGCGCCGTCGAGTTCGAGCCCGATCCCGGCGCCATGCCGATCCTGGTGAACATCAACCGCCGCATTGCCGAGGGCCTGCGCATGCAGGCCGGCGACGCCGCGCCCGCCGCCCAGACCGCCTGA
- the flbT gene encoding flagellar biosynthesis repressor FlbT, whose protein sequence is MALKVELKPGERIIIGDSVITNDNQRTRLFIEGDAPILREKDILRPKTATTAARRIYLAIQMMYLAKSHEKFWVEYQLLKTDFLSAAPSALRIVEEIEKEMLTGNLYKAMKAARSLIEYEEGLLGHAERHDGLHEDGPEDRRSP, encoded by the coding sequence ATGGCTCTGAAGGTCGAACTGAAGCCGGGCGAACGGATCATCATCGGCGACAGCGTCATCACGAACGACAACCAGCGGACCCGGCTTTTCATCGAGGGTGACGCGCCGATCCTCCGAGAGAAGGACATCCTCCGCCCGAAGACGGCAACGACGGCCGCGCGGCGGATCTATCTCGCCATCCAGATGATGTATTTAGCCAAAAGTCATGAAAAATTCTGGGTCGAATACCAACTTCTCAAGACCGACTTCTTGAGCGCCGCTCCCTCTGCTCTTCGCATTGTTGAGGAGATAGAGAAGGAGATGTTAACTGGGAACCTCTATAAGGCTATGAAGGCGGCCCGGTCGCTTATTGAGTACGAAGAAGGTCTCCTCGGACATGCAGAACGCCACGACGGCCTACACGAAGACGGCCCAGAAGACCGCCGCTCCCCGTGA